Below is a window of Streptomyces spongiicola DNA.
GGAGAAGCTCAATCGGCAGCAGGTATCCGCCTCTGTGGCCGTGCCTCGGCAGCCTTCTGCGGGGTTCGTGGATGAGATGGTCGAGCGTGTTGACGAACAAGACCAGGTCTTGGCGGTGGTCGGCCGGGGTGAGGCCGTTCGCCATGGCTGGTTGCATCGGATCGCCGTGACGGTGTGCCGGGACCGGGAAGGTCGGATCCTCGTGCAACGTCGGTCCGAGCACGTCGCTCGGTTCCCCGGGCACTACGAGGTAGCGTCCGGCGGTGCTGTTGCCGAGGGGGAGTCCTATGAGGAAGCTGCAGCGCGCGAACTGGCAGAGGAACTAGGCGTTCGAGCGCCAGTCCGCTTCATCGTGAAGTTCTTGAACCGTAGCGGGCTCAGTCCCCATTGGCTTGCCGTGCACGAGGCTGTCCTGTTCGACGATCCGAATCCTGACCCGGATGAGGTGATGTGGCACGGCTGGCTGTCGGAGTCCGAGCTCTTCCGGTCGATGCGGGAGAACCTGTTCACTCCGGACACCCATGACGCTTTGAGTCACTACTTTGCCGCTGTGGGGCGGGGAATCGCCTGATCGCCTTGGTCCTCCTCGCTGTGCCACTGCCGACCTTCGACGGGGTCGGGGACCTGTTGGAGTCGCGCCTTCTTGCGGAGCCCGTAGAGCTTGTTGCGGCAGGAGTTTGAGCACGTCAGGCGTATCTGGTTGTTGTGGCCCGGTTTGAGGGGGCCAGCGCATGCTGCGCAGGCTGTCGGTTGCAGCCGGGGCGGGGCATCAGGGGGTGGCGAAGGCCGGGGAGGTTCGCCTCTTTCGAGCCGTCGGCGTGTGTATGCCTGGTGGCTGCACCGTCTTGAGCACCAGCGTCTTCGACTGCCGGGTCCGAGCGAGGTGTCGCAGACGCCGCAGCTCGGTTCCGGGAGAGCTATCTCCTCGACTCTCTCGCTCCGGCGTTGGCGGTATGCCCTTTGACGGCAGCGCTGTGAACACCAGCGGCGTGCCTCTTCGTGGACGGAGACGGTCACCTTCTTGCCGCAAACCTGACAGAGCACCTCGCGTTCATCGCGTGGTCTCGGGTTCCGCCTTCGGTAGGCCTTCTGCCGGCACGCGTGCGAGCAGGTCCGCCGTGAGCTGCCGCCCGCACGGAGGAACATGAGGGAACCGCACTCAACGCACCGAGCGCCCTCGAGGATTTCCCGCAGGGCGGAAGGGTCACGACCGGCCACGGCGGCCAGACGTGTCCAGGACACCCGTCGTGACGACGGCGGGTCCTGGAGGTAGGCCCGCAGGTGCCGAACCTTGAGATGGTTGGCGGCGGCGAGGCGCTCGAGGAAGGAATTCAGGCCCTCACCGGCGACGGGCCGGACCTGCCGGGGAGCTGGGCGGGTGGGCTCGGGCTGGGCATCGTGTCCGGTCATGTCAGCAGATCGGCGGGGTGGGCGAGCGGTAGCCGGTTCGCTGGTTGCGGACGTAGGCGTTGAGGGTGGAGAAGGAGATCGAGACGCCGTGGTCGTCCATCAGCGCTGTCCAGATGTCCTTCGCGCTCATGTCCGTGCTGATCATCGGGTTCACCAGGTGACGGACGGAGGCGATGACCGGCGTCTTGCGGTAGCGGTTGGGCCGTTGGCGGGCGGGAGGGAGCGACGCGGTCAGGGCCTGGCGGACGACGCGCCGGCTGACGCCGTGCCGTTCCGCGAGTCGGCGCGGGGACATGCCGTTCTCGGCGTCCTGGCGGATCGCGCGATAGAGCAGGTAGATGCCCTTGGGCAGGGTTTCGTACCGGCCTGTGACGGTCGTGCGCCGACGTGGGGTGGAGCTGTCGGTCAGAGCCCGCTGCAGGTGGTCGGCCGGTCGGCCGGCGAGGACGGCGAGCCGGTCCAGGCGCGGTTTGCCGGTCCAGTTCGGCGGGCCGCAGGCGACGCTGTGCAGGACGCTGGGCTTGAGGTGGTTGGCCCGGGCCAGGCGGCGGATGTAGTTCTCGGTGTTCTCGCCCAGGTGTGGACGGACCGGCATCGGTGGCGGGGTCAGCGACTGCGCGTCAGCGCGCTGGTGCCCTGTCGGCCGGCCGGTCATGACTCGGAGCTGTGGTCGAGCGGAATCGCCTCCAGGCTCTTCTTGGTGATCTCCTCGCTGCCGGTCAGGACCGCGTCCAGGGCGGCGCCGCGGATGAGGTGGGAGAGTGAGCCGATCATGCCGTCGGTGCGGTCGTGGAGGTATCGGTCCAGGTCGGTGAGGGTGCCGGGCTTGTGGTTGTGGAGGCGGAGGGATTCCTCCAGGGTGGCGAGCAGGCCCTGCCATTCGGTGTTGTAGGGCAGCGGGGCGGTGGGGATCAGGGTGAAGCGTCCGGCGATCTGCTGTCCGCGGGTGCCGTCGAACAGGCCCTCGCGTTCGACGTTGATCCCGGCATAGACGAACGTCGCCGGGATGCGCTCGGAGAAGTACTTCAGCGTATCGGCGACCTCGGCTCCCGACCTGGTCGCCAGCGAGATGTTGTGCAGTTCGTCGACGAGGACCAGGCCGACCCGGGCGTCGGTCAGCACGCCGCAGACGGACTCCAGGATGTCGGTGATGTTCGAACGGGTGCGGATGGGCAGGCCGAGGAACCGGGCGAACTCCACCGCCACCATCCGCGGCGTCGCGGCCGGCGGGACGGTGATGTAGACGACCGGGATTCGGTCGCCGACGCCGGGATGACGGGCCCGGTCGAGGAGTTCGTGCGAGCGTCCGAGCTGGGTGATCGCGGTGGTCTTGCCCGTGCCGGCCGGGCCGGAGACGATCAGCCCGCGGCGGGCGCTGACCGCGTGCCGGTTCA
It encodes the following:
- a CDS encoding NUDIX domain-containing protein, with the protein product MVERVDEQDQVLAVVGRGEAVRHGWLHRIAVTVCRDREGRILVQRRSEHVARFPGHYEVASGGAVAEGESYEEAAARELAEELGVRAPVRFIVKFLNRSGLSPHWLAVHEAVLFDDPNPDPDEVMWHGWLSESELFRSMRENLFTPDTHDALSHYFAAVGRGIA
- a CDS encoding TniB family NTP-binding protein; the encoded protein is MTQPHSLLSPSADGPDEPDLHLTTLPGWRAFVADQPLIPHLLSDAERAELSPAELTRYDEDRIDHHTRLLVVATSVVQHTVTTGRRLVLLNRHAVSARRGLIVSGPAGTGKTTAITQLGRSHELLDRARHPGVGDRIPVVYITVPPAATPRMVAVEFARFLGLPIRTRSNITDILESVCGVLTDARVGLVLVDELHNISLATRSGAEVADTLKYFSERIPATFVYAGINVEREGLFDGTRGQQIAGRFTLIPTAPLPYNTEWQGLLATLEESLRLHNHKPGTLTDLDRYLHDRTDGMIGSLSHLIRGAALDAVLTGSEEITKKSLEAIPLDHSSES